AACGCTCATCTACTACAAGTTCACGACCGCAGGTCTCAGGGAAAGTACCGCAGTGGCATTTGCGATGATTCTGGTCTGTCTGGTGGTCTTTGCCATTCTGCGCATACTGATGAAGAAGGTGGGAATATACGATGATAGAGTTTGAAAATGTCTCGGTGGAGCTGGGGGATTTCCGGCTGAATGACCTGAGTCTCAGGGTTGAAAAAGGAGATTATTACTTTGTCATTGGCCCGTCTGGTGCGGGAAAGACCATTATCCTTGAGGCGATAGCGGGTCTTCACCACCCGGATTCCGGGCGCGTGCTCATCGACGGCAAGGATGTGAGCGGGATTCCGCCGGAGAAGAGAAATATTGCACTGGTCTATCAGGACTACTCGCTCTTTCCCCACATGTCAGTCTGTGACAATATCGCATTTGGGCTGAAGCTGCAGAAACTGTCAAAAGCAGAGATTGAGACGCGCGTGAGTGCTGTTCTCAACCGGTTTGGGATTGGCCATCTCAAAGACCGTGCTCCCTATACCATGAGCGGGGGAGAACAGCAGCGGGTGGCGCTCGCACGGGCTCTTGTGACAGACCCTGATGTCCTGCTCCTTGATGAACCGCTCTCTGCGATGGATCAGGTGAACCGGGACAAGTTTGTTGCAGACCTACGGGCCATCCATCGGGAAAGCGGGCTTACGATTGTGCATGTCACTCATTCCCGCGAGGAGGCACTTTCTCTTGCCACCCGTGTAGCAGTTATCATTGACGGTACACTGGAGCAGGAGGGAGGTCGTGATGAGGTATTCAGAAAGCCCCCGAACCGGAAGGTCGGCAGGTTCGTGGGGATCGAGAATGTCTTTGGGGGTACCGTGGCAGGCAGCGGTGCCGGAGGTTCGGTCATAACGGTTGAGGGGTGCAGTATCCGGACAGGTGATGTCGTGCCGGAAGATGCTTCTGTCTGTGTCTTTATCCGCGCAGCCGATGTCTCCGTGCGGCGTGCCGGGATGAAAGCAGATGACGAATACAACTGTTTTCCGGCAATAATTGAGGAGGTCACTCCACGGGAATCGTTTTTCCTGTTGCGGGTTTCCTTCGGAATCACTCTCTTTGCGCTCGCAACCGAGCAGGAGATCAAAGAGAAGGGTATTGTGCCGGGCGGAGCGGTGTCTGTTTCGTTTCTTCCTGAAGCGGTGCATGTTACGCTGGAAGAGGGGTGCTCTTCTCTTTCTCCTGAATAGTCCCTCTGGCTGGTTTTATCGGGAAAGAATCATTCCTCATCTTGTATGATTGGTTTCTCTTTTGACCCTCATTTTTTCAGAACTGGTTGATATCGGGCAAGATACATTAAGCCGCTCCATCTTTTAGACGACCTCCCTCTTTTGGGGAGGAGTGTCCGGCGCACTCGGGCGGGAAAGAGAGGGGATTTCAGTAAAATAAATGATTATTCCTCGCGTCCCTCTCCTTCCCAGACGGCGGATACCACGGTTTCAATATCGTCGTCCGTGTATTCGCGTGACCCTTTCTTCTCAATACCCAGTTCCGTCACAACTATGCTCTGTTCCGCACAGATTCCCAATGAATCTGCAATTTTTCCTGCACACCGGGCCGCGCATCCGTCAAGGATGAGCACTTCATCTGCATCTTTTGCAGCCCTGACAATTCCTTCTGCACCTGTGGCAAGAAGAGCAATACATGCTGCTTTACCGTAACCCTCTTCTGTGAGCTGAATTGCGGCGCAGTTGGTGAGTTGTCCGGTGTTTGCCACACCCGCACAGGGGAAGATCAGCCGCTGTACGATTCCTTCTGTGGGCCCTCCCTCACCGCATGAGCTCCCGCAGGAGCAGACCGGTTGTTCTGCCATATCTCCGTTCACTCCAGAAGATAACCGGAAATTTCCTTCACGTCTGCCACACGGCCGGAAACAATGAGTTCACCATTGATTATCAGCCCTGGTGTGAGCATCACACCACGGTCCATGATCTCGTTTATATCCTCTATTTTGATGATCTCTGCCTCAGTTTTTGTTTCTTCCACTGCTTTTTCAACATTTTTCAGGAGGCGTTTGCATTTCATGCATCCGGTTCCCAACACTTCAATTGTTATCATTTTTCTTCATCTCCGTTTCAGTTCATTCTGATATTCTGCAAATACTGCATCCGCATAGGCCTCTTCGGCAGGTTTTGGCACATAGTTGTAGATTTTCACCTGCCGCAGAAGTTCGCTGCGGATGATTGTGTCCGGTGACAGATCTGCACCTGCCACATCTTCAAAGATCTGTTCCAGCATGGAGAGGCCGACAACAGTGTCCCCGACAGATATCTGTCGGATCCTTCGCATTGCTTCGGCCTCACAGCACGGTTTTCCTCTGTTCATTGTCTCTCCCCTCTCTCACTCCCTTATCCAAAGAATGTTCCGTAGACAAGTCCTGCCGCCGTTGAAAAGATAATGACCAGTGCAACATAAGCCGCCGTCTTCTTAGCACCCATAATCCGCGTGAGGACGAGAATGGATGGCAGACTGATCGTTGGGCCTGCAAGGAGCAGGGCAAGTGCCGGTCCCCCGGCCATCAGCCCCTGGGTGTAGCCGAATGTTCCGCCGATGATGGGCACTTCGAGGAGAGTTGGCATGTAGAGTATGGCACCTATGACTGCGCCTAAAAAGACCGAACCGATGGAATTTGTTCCAAAGAACGGCTGGAACGTCTCAGGAGGCAGGAAAAAGGCGATCACTCCGACAACGAATGTTCCTCCAATGAGGATGGGGAAGATCTTCTTTACGAGATCCCAGACTTCATACCCCCATTCCGTTACTTCATCGCGTTCATAGAAGTAGATCAGGAGTATGGCAATCGCGAGTGTCAGGAGGTAGACAACTGCGAGGCGCAGCACGATGTCCAGCGGCGAGGCACCGATGACGAGGACGAGGACCATCATCACAAAGAATGCCGGGTTCACCCAGCGGGGGCGTTCTTCTCCTCCGGTCGTCATCCCCGCCACCTGTGCTGCGGCGCTCCGGGCTCCCTTGTCGTGCTCTTTGAAGAGGGTTGCCATAATAAGACCAATGGCGATGGCCATCACAACGGCAAAGACTGCACGTGCGATGCCTATATCCACCCCCAGCACGGTTGCGGTGTAGATGATTGCAAGGATGTTGATCGCGGGGCCGGCATAGAGGAAGGCGATTGCAGGCCCGATACCACTACCTTTCTTCATAATTCCTGCAAACATCGGGAGGATCGTACAGGAACAGACTGCAAGCACAATGCCTGATATCGATGCGATGCCGTATGACACCGATTTCTTTGCGTCAGGACTAAAATACTTCAGTATGGCATCTTTTTTAACAAATGCAGCAATTGCACCTGCAATGAAAAATGCCGGTACCAGGCAGGTTACCGTGTGTGCGGCAAGATACTCGATGACGGCGTCCAGTCCGGAGATGAGTGCTCCGGTGATAATATCTGTCATGGTTTGTCACTACTTGTTCAACTTTTGTTGAACTAATCTGGGCGATGATAATATATAAAAGTAATTCAAAAATTCTTGAACAATGAGGTCGCGGGTGAATGAGCGGGATAACCACCAAGTTATCGGTCCGCCGACTGATGTATTCTGTTGGAAATACCATGAAAAAATCATGCTGTAGTGAAATACCGGCTGAGGCACTTGAGACGATTGGCGGACAGGGGGGTCTCGAAGGTCTCATTGCAGCCCTTCCGGACGATGCGGCGATTGCACGGGTACGGGAACTTCATCATGCCTGTGCAGATATCTACCGGATAAAAATCCTTGAAATGCTGCGGATTCAGCCGCTGTGTGCCTGCATTATCCGAGAAGCGCTGGGAATAAGCAAGTCAAAACTCTCGTATCACCTGAAGATCCTCCAGGAAGCGGGGATGATCACCGGGACTGCGAAAGGGACATGGATCGTTTATGGACTGACGCAGTACGGTGAATTCTGCTCTTCCATGAATGCGAAGGTTGTTGAAGGTCCGGTGATTGGTGGTCTGGATGACTGATGATGAGAGCCCGGTTGTGCTTGTCACCTGTTCAGGTATTTCAAATACCGGCAAGTGCACAACCCGTGCGGCGGTGCAGCTGCGCCAGCGCAATCCCGATCTAATTGATTATCACATTGCGGCATCAGGGGAAGGGTCGATGGCGGTGCTGGAAGGGCTGGACCCTGGTTCCCTGCGGGTAATTGTCATTGACGGATGTGAAGATTTCTGCGGAAGAAAAAAAGCAGAACAGTGCGGCCTTGTGCCTGCCGGTCATGTGGTGGCAACTGACTGTGGGGTAGTAAAATCCGGTATGGATGAACCGAAATTTGCCGATATAGAGGCGCTTTGCCGTGCCGTTAAAACAAAGATGCACCGCTAAGATGTGCTCTCCGCGGTGTATTGGGTATATCGGGGTTTTGCCGGGTCAGATGGCGCAATCCGGTGACATTAGGATCGGGGAAGAGTGCAGTACAAATTGAATTCTGACGCAATGCCTCCTGTTTCCCAATGGCGGGAGGTGAGTGCAGCGGGCCGGGTGTGGTTTCCTCTCCCTTCTTTTTATTCCCTTTATTCTGCCCGTTTCCCGGGCCGCATCCGCAGCCACTTTGGAAACTGAAGTCCCCGTTCTATGGCAATGGCCCGGAATCCCACAATAAAGCAGATGGCCACGATC
Above is a window of Methanogenium organophilum DNA encoding:
- a CDS encoding ABC transporter ATP-binding protein, with the protein product MIEFENVSVELGDFRLNDLSLRVEKGDYYFVIGPSGAGKTIILEAIAGLHHPDSGRVLIDGKDVSGIPPEKRNIALVYQDYSLFPHMSVCDNIAFGLKLQKLSKAEIETRVSAVLNRFGIGHLKDRAPYTMSGGEQQRVALARALVTDPDVLLLDEPLSAMDQVNRDKFVADLRAIHRESGLTIVHVTHSREEALSLATRVAVIIDGTLEQEGGRDEVFRKPPNRKVGRFVGIENVFGGTVAGSGAGGSVITVEGCSIRTGDVVPEDASVCVFIRAADVSVRRAGMKADDEYNCFPAIIEEVTPRESFFLLRVSFGITLFALATEQEIKEKGIVPGGAVSVSFLPEAVHVTLEEGCSSLSPE
- a CDS encoding permease, which gives rise to MTDIITGALISGLDAVIEYLAAHTVTCLVPAFFIAGAIAAFVKKDAILKYFSPDAKKSVSYGIASISGIVLAVCSCTILPMFAGIMKKGSGIGPAIAFLYAGPAINILAIIYTATVLGVDIGIARAVFAVVMAIAIGLIMATLFKEHDKGARSAAAQVAGMTTGGEERPRWVNPAFFVMMVLVLVIGASPLDIVLRLAVVYLLTLAIAILLIYFYERDEVTEWGYEVWDLVKKIFPILIGGTFVVGVIAFFLPPETFQPFFGTNSIGSVFLGAVIGAILYMPTLLEVPIIGGTFGYTQGLMAGGPALALLLAGPTISLPSILVLTRIMGAKKTAAYVALVIIFSTAAGLVYGTFFG
- a CDS encoding thioredoxin family protein — encoded protein: MTIEVLGTGCMKCKRLLKNVEKAVEETKTEAEIIKIEDINEIMDRGVMLTPGLIINGELIVSGRVADVKEISGYLLE
- a CDS encoding putative zinc-binding protein; amino-acid sequence: MTDDESPVVLVTCSGISNTGKCTTRAAVQLRQRNPDLIDYHIAASGEGSMAVLEGLDPGSLRVIVIDGCEDFCGRKKAEQCGLVPAGHVVATDCGVVKSGMDEPKFADIEALCRAVKTKMHR
- a CDS encoding ArsR/SmtB family transcription factor; this translates as MKKSCCSEIPAEALETIGGQGGLEGLIAALPDDAAIARVRELHHACADIYRIKILEMLRIQPLCACIIREALGISKSKLSYHLKILQEAGMITGTAKGTWIVYGLTQYGEFCSSMNAKVVEGPVIGGLDD
- a CDS encoding putative zinc-binding protein produces the protein MAEQPVCSCGSSCGEGGPTEGIVQRLIFPCAGVANTGQLTNCAAIQLTEEGYGKAACIALLATGAEGIVRAAKDADEVLILDGCAARCAGKIADSLGICAEQSIVVTELGIEKKGSREYTDDDIETVVSAVWEGEGREE